The genomic DNA ATTTCGCCGCCATATCTGCATCTTGTCGGCCATGTGCCGCATCGGCTCCAGGGGCCGATGGCCGGGAGGACGGCCGCCATTTCGCCCGATGAATTGGCGGCGCGGATGTGCAAATATCGCACCGGCAACATTGGAGGACGTGAGCTCATGGCCGATGCTGGAATGTTGCGTTTTCATGTGCCCGAGCCCGAGGTCCGGCCCGGCGGGACGCCTGATTTCTCGAATGTGACCATTCCCAAGGCAGGCTCGGTGCCGCGCCCGGAGATCGACGTCGATCCGCGCACGATCCGCGACATGGCTTTCTCGATCATCCGGGTGCTCAACCGCGCGGGCGAGGCCGTCGGCCCATGGGCCGGGCTGCTCACCGACGAGGAGCTTCTGCAAGGCTTGCGCCACATGATGACGCTCAGGACTTTCGACGCGCGCATGCAGATGGCGCAGCGCCAGGGCAAGACCTCCTTCTACATGCAGCATCTCGGCGAGGAGGCGGTGAGCTGCGCCTTTCGCAAGGCGCTGCAGCCCGGCGACATGAATTTCCCGACTTATCGACAGGCAGGTTTGCTGATCGCCGACGGCTACCCGATGGTCATGATGATGAACCAGATCTATTCCAACGAGGCCGATCCGCTGAAGGGCCGGCAGCTGCCGATCATGTATTCGTCGAAGGAGCACGGCTTCTTCTCGATCTCCGGCAATCTGGCGACGCAGTACATCCAGGCGGTCGGCTGGGCGATGGCCTCGGCGATCTCCAAGGATTCGCGCATCGCCGCGGCCTGGATCGGCGACGGCTCGACGGCGGAATCCGATTTCCACGCGGCGCTGGTGTTCGCCTCCACCTATAAGGCGCCGGTCGTGCTCAACGTGGTCAACAATCAGTGGGCGATCTCGACCTTCCAGGGAATCGCCCGCGGCGGCTCCGGCACCTTCGCCGCGCGCGGCCTCGGCTTCGGCATCCCCGCGCTGCGCGTCGACGGCAATGACTATCTCGCCGTGCATGCGGTGGCCAAATGGGCGATCGAGCGGGCGCGGCGCAATCTCGGGCCGACGCTGGTCGAATACGTCACCTACCGCGTCGGCGCGCATTCGAGCTCGGACGATCCGTCCGCCTACCGGCCCAAGGCGGAGTCCGATGCCTGGCCGCTCGGCGATCCGGTCGTCAGGCTGAAGAACCATCTCATCCACAAGGGCGTCTGGTCGGAGGATCGTCACACCCAGGCGGAAGCCGAAATCCTCGCGACGGTGATCGCGGCGCAGAAGGAGGCCGAAAGCCACGGCACGCTGCATGCCGGCGGCAAGCCGTCGACGCGCGACATGTTCGAAGGCGTCTATGCCGAAATGCCGCCGCATCTCAGGCGCCAACGCCAGCAGGCAGGGGTCTGACCATGCCAAGACGGACCATGATCGAGGCGATCCGCGACGCCATGGACGTATCGATG from Mesorhizobium sp. M1E.F.Ca.ET.045.02.1.1 includes the following:
- a CDS encoding 3-methyl-2-oxobutanoate dehydrogenase (2-methylpropanoyl-transferring) subunit alpha, whose product is MADAGMLRFHVPEPEVRPGGTPDFSNVTIPKAGSVPRPEIDVDPRTIRDMAFSIIRVLNRAGEAVGPWAGLLTDEELLQGLRHMMTLRTFDARMQMAQRQGKTSFYMQHLGEEAVSCAFRKALQPGDMNFPTYRQAGLLIADGYPMVMMMNQIYSNEADPLKGRQLPIMYSSKEHGFFSISGNLATQYIQAVGWAMASAISKDSRIAAAWIGDGSTAESDFHAALVFASTYKAPVVLNVVNNQWAISTFQGIARGGSGTFAARGLGFGIPALRVDGNDYLAVHAVAKWAIERARRNLGPTLVEYVTYRVGAHSSSDDPSAYRPKAESDAWPLGDPVVRLKNHLIHKGVWSEDRHTQAEAEILATVIAAQKEAESHGTLHAGGKPSTRDMFEGVYAEMPPHLRRQRQQAGV